The genome window CGGCGAGCCACCGCATGTAGCCCGCCATCTGACTCTGCTCCCGCCGCTCCGGCGACGGCTCCCAGAGCGCGGCCCCTTCGGTGATCTCCGGCACGGTCTCCTCCGTTCGGAAGGACGGGACGGCCTTCGCCCGCCCGAGCAGTTCGTTGTCGTATCCGTGGCCGCCGGTGTCGGCTCAGTGCCTTTTCCATCGCGCCTAGAACGGCCGTCCTCATCTTATCAAGCACTGCGTCTTCCGGCCGAAGCACAAGTCGAGGGAGGAGCTCGTCGCCCGTTACCTCCTCCGCCCTCCGCTCGCCCAGGACCGCGTGCGCCTCCGCGCCGACGGACGCGTCCTCGTCGGACTCAAGACGGTGTGGCGCGATGGCACGTCCCATCTGTTGTTCGAACCCCTCGAGTTCATGGAGAAGCTCGCGGCCCTCATCCCCCGGCCCGCCGTCAACTTGGTCTTGTACCATGGTGTTCTTGCCCCGCGTGCTCGCCGCCGCTCGCAAGTCGTCCGCTTTGGCCGCCCGGCGCCCGCCCCGACGGCGCACGAGGGTGACGCCCGCCCCCGCGCCGCCGGCACGCCGGGCGCGTGGACCTGGGCCGCCCTGATGCGCCGCGTGTTCGATCTCGATGTTCTCGCCTGCCCGCAATGTGGCGGCCGGCTGCGGCTCATCGCCACGGTGGAGGACCCGGCCGTGGTGGGCAAGATACTTGCGCACCTGGTCCTGCTCCACCCGGCGGACTCTCCGGGGCCGGCCCCGCCTTCGGCCGACCTGCGCGCTGCCGCCCCCTCCCATCAGTAATCCGTCCCAGTCTCGGCGTTGGACTCTGCCCCTGCAGGACGCGTCTTGACTGCCCCACGGTTGCCGGCGCAAGATCGCCGCTGATGACTGGCCCGGCTGGGGGATCACTGATGCGCTACGCGTGGCTCTCTCAGCGCCAGCCACCCGGCCGCCGGGCCCCAGGCCGGGTCGGGTCCAATCGTAAGAACCAAGCGCATTTTGGACCACCGTGCCTGCCACCGTTCGATCAGGAGTTGCCCCCGTCTGCGAGCACCTGCCAACGGAGCTGAGTAGGGACGCGCTGGGCCGGGGCCCTTCGAGTCCCGACGTCGCCGGCGTTCGTCAGGGCGCAGCTGTCGCCCGTCTCGCCATGGCGTATACTTCCGCTCCGTCATGAGCCAAGCACTGGTGGTCGAAAAATTCGGAGTCGGTCAGTCTGTTCCCCGTGTCGAGGATCCTCGCCTGATCCAGGGACTCGGACGCTATTCGGACGATGTGAACCTCCCGCGGCAGCTCTACGCCGTGGTCGTGCGCTCGCCGCACGCGCACGCCCGCATCAGGTCGGTGGACACCGCGGCCGCCAGTGCGGGGCAGGGCGTCCACGCCGTCCTCACCGGAGCCGACCTCGCCGCCGACGGGCTCGGCAATCTGCCCAGCGACGGCAACCGCAAGCGCCGTGACGGATCCCCAGCGTTCAAGACCCCGCGCCCCGCGCTGGCTCCGGGTCGCGTGCGTCACGTCGGTGATCCGGTTGCCCTGGTGGTCGCGGAGACCCCCGAGGCAGCGGTGGACGCCGCCGAGCTCGTGGTCGTCGACTATGAGCCCTTGCCCGTCGTGGGTGCCACGACGGCCGCCACCCGTCCCGATGCCCCGGCCGTCTGGGACGAGGTTCCCGACAACGTGGCCTTCGTCTGGGAGGCGGGCCGGAAGGAGGCCGTGGCCAAGGCTTTCGAGACCGCCCACCACGTGACCCGGGTGGACTTCACGGTCACCCGCGTGGCCGCGGCCGCCATCGAGCCGCGCGGCGCGGTCGGCGACTACGATCGCCGCACCAACCGTTACACCCTCTACACCGGCATCCAAGGGCCCCACGGCCTCCGCTCCATCCTGGCAGAGCAGATCTTCCGGGTGCCCCTCAGCAACATGCGCGTGGTCACGAACGAGGTCGGCGGCAGCTTCGGGATGAAGAGCGGCATGTACCCCGAGATGGCCATGCTCCTGTGGGCGGCCAAGCGTCTGGGACGGCCGGTGAAGTGGACATCGGACCGGCGGGAGGGTTTCGTCACCGACGAGCACGGCCGCGACAACGTCTCCACCGCCGAGCTGGCTCTCGACAAGGGTGGGAAGTTCCTGGCTCTCCGCGTGGCCATCACCCTCAACATCGGCGCCTACCTCACGCCGCGCAGTGCCGGCCCGGGCACCAACAATGTGGGCGGCGTGGCCGGTGTGTATACCACGCCCGCGATCCATGTGCAGACCACGGGCGTCTTCACGAACATGACGCCCACTGGCCCCTACCGGGGGGCCGGACGGCCCGAGGCCACCTACGCCATCGAGCGCGTCATCGACGTGGCCGCGCGCGAGCTCAAGATCGACCGCATCGAGCTGCGCCGCCGGAACCTCATCCCCTCGTCCGCCATGCCGTTCAAGACGGGGCTGGTCTTCACCTACGACTGCGGGGACTTCGGTCGGATTCTGGACATGGCCCTCGAGCAGGCCGACTACAAGGGCTTTGCCCAGCGTCGCGCCGCCGTCCGCTCTCGCGGGAAGCTCCTGGGGATCGGCATCGCCAACCCCATTGAAGTGGCCGGCGGCCCCTACACGGCCGTCAACCCCGACACGGCCGAGGTACGCGTCAACCCAGACGGCTCGGTCCTGGTGTTCTCGGGTTCAACCTCGATGGGCCAGGGCAACGAAACGGCCTTTGCCCAGATCGTCAGCGAGCGGCTGGGTGTCGAGCCCGCGCGTATCCAAGTCCTGTGGGGCGACAGCGACTCCCTCGACGCGGGCCGGGGCAACGGAGGGTCTGGTGCCCTCACCGTCGGGGGCTCGGCCGTACTCGGTGCCACCGACAAGATCATCGACCGCGGCCGGCGCATCGCCGCCCGCATGCTGGAGGCCGCGCCCGAAGACATCGTCTTCCGCGACGGTCACTTCAGCGTGACCGGGACCGATCGCGGCGTGACGCTGGCCAGCGTGGCCCGCACCGCCT of Candidatus Rokuibacteriota bacterium contains these proteins:
- a CDS encoding xanthine dehydrogenase family protein molybdopterin-binding subunit, whose protein sequence is MSQALVVEKFGVGQSVPRVEDPRLIQGLGRYSDDVNLPRQLYAVVVRSPHAHARIRSVDTAAASAGQGVHAVLTGADLAADGLGNLPSDGNRKRRDGSPAFKTPRPALAPGRVRHVGDPVALVVAETPEAAVDAAELVVVDYEPLPVVGATTAATRPDAPAVWDEVPDNVAFVWEAGRKEAVAKAFETAHHVTRVDFTVTRVAAAAIEPRGAVGDYDRRTNRYTLYTGIQGPHGLRSILAEQIFRVPLSNMRVVTNEVGGSFGMKSGMYPEMAMLLWAAKRLGRPVKWTSDRREGFVTDEHGRDNVSTAELALDKGGKFLALRVAITLNIGAYLTPRSAGPGTNNVGGVAGVYTTPAIHVQTTGVFTNMTPTGPYRGAGRPEATYAIERVIDVAARELKIDRIELRRRNLIPSSAMPFKTGLVFTYDCGDFGRILDMALEQADYKGFAQRRAAVRSRGKLLGIGIANPIEVAGGPYTAVNPDTAEVRVNPDGSVLVFSGSTSMGQGNETAFAQIVSERLGVEPARIQVLWGDSDSLDAGRGNGGSGALTVGGSAVLGATDKIIDRGRRIAARMLEAAPEDIVFRDGHFSVTGTDRGVTLASVARTAYQPRQLPSGMEPGFTETSAFTPPAVTFPNGCQVCEVEIDEETGAVRIVRHTVVDDVGNMVNPMLVEGQIHGGVVQGLGQGLFEELTYEPTTGQLLAGSFMDYAMPRADDVPFFDVDSHEVPTKVNPLGAKGVGEAGTVGALPALLNAVNDALAPLGVRHLDMPMTPERVWRAIREATGAR
- a CDS encoding transposase, whose amino-acid sequence is MKHCVFRPKHKSREELVARYLLRPPLAQDRVRLRADGRVLVGLKTVWRDGTSHLLFEPLEFMEKLAALIPRPAVNLVLYHGVLAPRARRRSQVVRFGRPAPAPTAHEGDARPRAAGTPGAWTWAALMRRVFDLDVLACPQCGGRLRLIATVEDPAVVGKILAHLVLLHPADSPGPAPPSADLRAAAPSHQ